A window of Pantoea agglomerans contains these coding sequences:
- a CDS encoding NAD(P)H nitroreductase — protein sequence MDALELLINRRSASRLTEPAPAGESLQNIIRAGMRAPDHKSLQPWRFVIVENEGRDRLSALLEEAAREAQLEEKAIDKAARSPFRAPMIITVIAHCEDHPKVPRWEQVVSAGCAVMAMQMAAAAQGFNGIWRSGPWTDNARVRSAFNCREQDAIVGFLYLGTPQLKSSTTVVHPDTAPFVSYF from the coding sequence ATGGATGCACTTGAATTACTGATTAATCGTCGCTCAGCCTCCCGCCTGACCGAACCGGCGCCCGCCGGCGAAAGCCTGCAGAACATTATTCGCGCCGGAATGCGCGCGCCCGACCATAAGTCGCTGCAGCCGTGGCGTTTCGTTATCGTTGAGAATGAAGGGCGCGATCGGCTGAGCGCGCTGCTGGAAGAGGCGGCGCGCGAGGCGCAGCTGGAGGAGAAGGCGATCGATAAAGCGGCGCGCTCGCCGTTTCGCGCGCCGATGATTATTACCGTTATCGCCCACTGCGAAGATCACCCTAAAGTGCCGCGCTGGGAGCAGGTGGTGTCGGCGGGCTGCGCGGTGATGGCGATGCAGATGGCGGCGGCGGCGCAGGGCTTTAACGGCATCTGGCGCAGCGGCCCCTGGACCGACAATGCGCGCGTGCGCAGCGCTTTCAACTGCCGCGAGCAGGATGCTATCGTCGGTTTCCTCTATCTCGGCACGCCGCAGTTAAAATCGAGCACCACCGTGGTTCATCCCGATACCGCACCCTTTGTCAGCTATTTCTAA
- the sppA gene encoding signal peptide peptidase SppA: MRTLWRIIAGLFRWTWRVLNFIREFILNLFLIFLILVGVGIWLQVSGSGNSSTPVQQGALKVDLTGVLVDKPSVSNKLSKLGRQLLGASSDRLQENSLFDVVDAIRQAKNDKNITGMVLDLRDFAGGDQPSLQYVGKALREFRDSGKPIFALGDSYSQAQYYLASYASKIYLSPQGTVDLHGFATNGLYYKTLLDKLKVNSHVFRVGTYKSAVEPFLRDDMSQAARDADSRWVGQLWQNYLNTVAGNRQITPDQLFPGAAAVIAGLEAVNGDTAKYALNNKLVDVLDSRAAADQELVKTFGWDKASNDYHSVSIYDYNVKQPTQQDGNIAVVMASGAIMDGEETPGNVGGDTTATQIRDARLDPKIKAIILRVNSPGGSVTASEAIREELAAAHAAGKPVVVSMGGMAASGGYWISTPADYIVANPSTLTGSIGIFGVINTLENSLDSIGVHTDGVATSPLADVASTKALPTEVQQLMQLTIENGYRNFVGLVAASRHKTPEQIDAIAQGHVWTGSDAKANGLVDALGDFDDAVKKAGELAKVAKPQLSWYQDQPGMFDMLLSQVNASAQAVLPDTLKAWLPAPMLDVMSAMKQQPGLLNNLNDPQNRYAFCLNCGEVR; encoded by the coding sequence ATGCGCACATTGTGGCGAATTATTGCCGGTCTGTTCCGATGGACATGGCGAGTGCTGAATTTTATCAGGGAGTTTATTCTCAATCTGTTCCTGATCTTTTTAATCCTGGTGGGCGTCGGCATCTGGCTGCAGGTCAGCGGCTCTGGCAACAGCTCGACGCCGGTACAGCAAGGCGCGCTAAAAGTTGATCTCACCGGCGTGCTGGTGGATAAGCCTTCGGTCAGCAATAAGCTGAGCAAACTGGGGCGTCAGCTGCTGGGCGCCAGCAGCGATCGCCTGCAGGAGAACTCGCTGTTCGACGTGGTGGACGCTATCCGCCAGGCGAAGAACGATAAAAATATCACCGGCATGGTGCTGGATCTGCGCGACTTCGCCGGTGGAGACCAGCCCTCTCTGCAATATGTCGGCAAGGCGCTGCGCGAATTCCGCGACAGCGGCAAGCCCATTTTCGCGCTGGGCGACAGCTATAGCCAGGCGCAGTACTATCTCGCCAGCTACGCCAGCAAAATCTATCTCTCGCCGCAGGGCACGGTCGATCTGCACGGCTTCGCCACCAACGGCCTCTACTATAAGACGCTGCTGGACAAGCTGAAGGTCAACTCCCACGTCTTCCGCGTCGGCACCTATAAATCGGCGGTCGAACCTTTCCTGCGCGACGATATGTCTCAGGCGGCGCGCGACGCCGACAGCCGCTGGGTTGGTCAACTCTGGCAGAACTACCTGAATACCGTGGCGGGCAACCGTCAGATCACCCCGGATCAGCTCTTCCCCGGCGCGGCGGCGGTTATCGCTGGTCTTGAGGCGGTAAACGGCGATACCGCCAAATATGCGCTGAATAACAAGCTGGTAGATGTGCTGGACAGCCGCGCAGCGGCCGATCAGGAGCTGGTGAAAACCTTCGGCTGGGATAAAGCCAGCAACGACTATCACAGCGTCAGCATCTATGACTACAACGTGAAACAGCCGACTCAACAGGATGGCAATATCGCGGTCGTGATGGCGAGCGGTGCGATTATGGACGGCGAAGAGACGCCCGGTAACGTCGGCGGCGACACTACCGCCACGCAGATCCGCGATGCGCGCCTCGATCCTAAAATCAAGGCGATTATCCTGCGCGTGAACAGCCCGGGCGGCAGCGTTACCGCCTCTGAAGCGATCCGCGAAGAGCTGGCGGCGGCGCACGCGGCAGGCAAGCCTGTTGTCGTCTCCATGGGCGGCATGGCGGCCTCAGGCGGTTACTGGATTTCGACGCCGGCGGACTATATCGTCGCGAACCCGAGCACCCTGACCGGCTCGATCGGCATATTCGGCGTAATCAATACGCTGGAGAACAGCCTGGATAGCATCGGCGTGCATACGGACGGCGTCGCCACCTCGCCGCTGGCGGACGTGGCCTCCACCAAAGCGCTGCCAACCGAAGTGCAGCAGCTGATGCAGCTGACGATTGAAAACGGCTACCGCAACTTTGTGGGTCTGGTCGCCGCCTCGCGTCACAAAACGCCAGAGCAAATCGACGCCATCGCGCAGGGGCACGTCTGGACCGGCAGCGATGCGAAAGCCAACGGTCTGGTAGATGCGCTGGGCGACTTTGACGACGCCGTGAAAAAAGCGGGCGAACTGGCGAAGGTGGCGAAGCCTCAGCTCTCCTGGTATCAGGATCAGCCCGGCATGTTCGATATGCTGCTCAGCCAGGTTAACGCCTCGGCGCAGGCGGTGCTGCCGGACACGCTGAAGGCCTGGCTGCCCGCGCCGATGCTGGACGTAATGAGCGCCATGAAGCAGCAGCCTGGCCTGCTGAATAACCTTAACGATCCGCAAAATCGCTATGCGTTCTGTCTGAACTGCGGCGAAGTGCGATGA